A window of Brevibacterium ihuae contains these coding sequences:
- a CDS encoding crotonase/enoyl-CoA hydratase family protein, with translation MTENTAPDATEAEVLTEVRGQVLVITLNRPKAKNAATAAMAAQMAQILDDFDSNDELFVAVITGAGKTFCSGMDLKGFVRGERPSVEGRGFLALTEAPPQKPLIAAVEGYALAGGFETMLACDLVVAADTAKFGIPEVKRGLAAAAGGLVNLPQRTHRAVAMEMALTGDIYSAEFGKTNGFVNRIVGDGEALDGALELAQTIAANGPLAVKASKQVIVESADWSAEEKFAKQGEIVNPVFTSADAKEGATAFAEKRAPQWTGK, from the coding sequence ATGACCGAGAACACCGCACCCGACGCCACCGAAGCCGAGGTCCTCACCGAGGTCCGCGGCCAGGTGCTCGTCATCACCCTCAACCGTCCGAAGGCGAAGAACGCCGCGACCGCCGCGATGGCCGCGCAGATGGCGCAGATCCTCGACGACTTCGACAGCAACGACGAGCTGTTCGTCGCCGTCATCACCGGCGCCGGCAAGACCTTCTGCTCCGGCATGGACCTCAAGGGCTTCGTGCGCGGCGAGCGCCCGTCCGTCGAGGGCCGCGGATTCCTCGCGCTCACCGAGGCGCCCCCGCAGAAGCCGCTCATCGCCGCCGTCGAGGGCTATGCGCTCGCGGGCGGGTTCGAGACCATGCTCGCCTGCGACCTCGTCGTCGCCGCCGACACCGCGAAGTTCGGCATCCCCGAGGTCAAGCGCGGGCTCGCCGCGGCCGCCGGCGGACTCGTCAACCTCCCGCAGCGCACCCACCGCGCGGTCGCGATGGAGATGGCGCTCACCGGCGACATCTACTCCGCGGAGTTCGGTAAGACCAACGGCTTCGTCAACCGGATCGTCGGCGACGGCGAGGCGCTCGACGGCGCCCTCGAGCTCGCACAGACGATCGCGGCCAACGGTCCGCTCGCCGTCAAGGCCTCGAAGCAGGTCATCGTCGAGTCCGCCGACTGGTCCGCCGAGGAGAAGTTCGCCAAGCAGGGCGAGATCGTCAACCCGGTCTTCACCTCCGCCGACGCGAAGGAGGGGGCGACGGCCTTCGCCGAGAAGCGCGCGCCGCAGTGGACCGGCAAGTGA
- a CDS encoding AMP-binding protein: MPRHLDYPTAAVPEVLIAAADTYGDRTAVVDGEETLGYDAMLAGARSVAADLAAHGIGPGSVVGLHMPNILHYFTAYYGALLTGAAVTLVNPLQPAPALAKQLADAGAQALITHPAHLRPVTEVAEELGLARVLVTAPSWSADADEKQLALAAEVTGTGPYASFAEVLAAPAPDFEPVLADRDAVAHYAYTGGTTGKSKGVRVLHRNVLDNITQMAAWRLHSTIDRDEDGILRLTHIESLGTPYVVPGEAATIQVPPLFHAQGLTSGGMFILGGVTIVLAGRFKPQTFVELTNRWQAAYASGKPPMYLXSSRRPSSS; the protein is encoded by the coding sequence ATGCCCCGCCACCTCGACTACCCGACTGCGGCCGTCCCCGAAGTGCTCATCGCCGCCGCGGACACCTACGGGGACCGCACCGCCGTCGTCGACGGGGAGGAGACCCTGGGCTACGACGCTATGCTCGCCGGCGCCCGCTCCGTCGCCGCCGACCTCGCCGCCCACGGGATCGGACCCGGCAGCGTCGTCGGCCTCCACATGCCGAACATCCTCCACTACTTCACCGCGTATTACGGGGCGCTGCTCACCGGAGCGGCCGTCACCCTCGTCAACCCACTCCAGCCCGCACCGGCGCTGGCCAAGCAGCTCGCCGATGCCGGGGCGCAGGCCCTCATCACCCACCCGGCCCATCTGCGTCCGGTCACCGAGGTCGCCGAGGAGCTCGGACTCGCCCGCGTCCTCGTCACCGCACCGTCGTGGTCGGCCGATGCCGACGAGAAGCAGCTCGCCCTCGCCGCCGAGGTCACCGGGACGGGACCGTACGCCTCCTTTGCCGAGGTGCTCGCCGCGCCCGCGCCGGACTTCGAGCCCGTCCTCGCCGACCGGGACGCGGTCGCGCACTACGCCTACACCGGCGGCACCACCGGCAAGTCCAAGGGCGTGCGCGTCCTCCACCGCAACGTGCTCGACAACATCACGCAGATGGCGGCGTGGCGCCTCCATTCGACGATCGACCGGGACGAGGACGGGATCCTGCGCCTCACCCACATCGAGAGCCTCGGCACCCCGTACGTCGTGCCGGGAGAGGCCGCGACCATCCAGGTCCCGCCGCTGTTCCACGCCCAGGGCCTGACGAGCGGGGGCATGTTCATCCTCGGCGGCGTGACGATCGTGCTGGCGGGGCGGTTCAAGCCGCAGACCTTCGTCGAGCTGACGAACCGCTGGCAGGCGGCCTACGCCTCGGGCAAACCGCCGATGTACCTCNGTTCAAGCCGCAGACCTTCGTCGAGCTGA
- a CDS encoding acyl-CoA dehydrogenase family protein, giving the protein MRRTIFTDEHDAFRSMCRDFVAKELVPAYEQFEKDGKVAKEFFAKMGELGLTGLQVPEEYGGGGQTHTFKFNTILNEETAYAATTLGTLRVHQDLVIPYILEYANEEQKQRWLPGMAAGTIMTAIAMTEPGTGSDLTGIRTKAEKKGDHYVLNGAKTFISGGINADRVLVVARTSAFDENDRRGGLSILVVDTETPGFEKGRNLEKIGLKTQDTAELSFTDVEVPVTDLLGEEGKAFEYLSHNLAQERMTIAVNAVASAKAAIRFASEYAHERKVFGSPLKSFQNTKFVLAECSTEVEAAQIMLDHAIEALDANELSPADAARVKLFTTEVQARVVDKCLQVHGGYGYILEYPIARLYADARVTRIYGGTSEVMKTIIAKDMGLSEKRA; this is encoded by the coding sequence ATGCGCCGCACCATCTTCACCGACGAGCACGACGCGTTCCGCTCAATGTGCCGCGATTTCGTGGCCAAGGAACTCGTCCCCGCCTACGAGCAGTTCGAGAAGGACGGGAAGGTGGCCAAGGAGTTCTTCGCGAAGATGGGCGAGCTCGGCCTCACCGGCCTCCAGGTCCCCGAGGAGTACGGCGGCGGCGGACAGACCCACACCTTCAAGTTCAACACCATCCTCAACGAGGAGACCGCCTACGCGGCGACGACGCTCGGCACCCTGCGGGTGCACCAGGACCTCGTCATCCCCTACATCCTCGAGTACGCGAACGAGGAGCAGAAGCAGCGATGGCTGCCGGGCATGGCCGCCGGCACGATCATGACCGCGATCGCGATGACCGAGCCCGGCACCGGATCCGATCTCACCGGCATTCGCACGAAGGCGGAGAAGAAGGGCGACCACTACGTCCTCAACGGCGCCAAGACCTTCATCTCCGGCGGCATCAACGCCGACCGCGTGCTCGTCGTCGCCCGCACCTCGGCCTTCGACGAGAACGACCGCCGCGGCGGTCTCTCGATCCTCGTCGTCGACACCGAGACCCCTGGCTTCGAGAAGGGCCGCAACCTCGAGAAGATCGGCCTCAAGACCCAGGACACCGCGGAGCTGTCCTTCACCGACGTCGAGGTGCCGGTCACGGACCTCTTGGGTGAGGAGGGGAAGGCCTTCGAGTACCTGTCCCACAATCTCGCGCAGGAGCGCATGACGATCGCCGTCAACGCCGTGGCGAGCGCGAAGGCCGCGATCCGGTTCGCCTCCGAGTACGCGCACGAGCGCAAGGTGTTCGGCAGCCCGCTCAAGAGCTTCCAGAACACGAAGTTCGTCCTTGCCGAATGCTCCACCGAGGTCGAGGCCGCGCAGATCATGCTCGACCACGCGATCGAGGCGCTCGACGCGAACGAGCTCAGCCCGGCCGACGCCGCCCGCGTCAAGCTCTTCACCACCGAGGTGCAGGCCCGCGTCGTCGACAAGTGCCTCCAGGTGCACGGCGGCTACGGCTACATCCTCGAGTACCCCATCGCCCGCCTCTACGCCGATGCCCGCGTGACCCGGATCTACGGCGGCACGTCCGAGGTGATGAAGACGATCATCGCCAAGGACATGGGCCTGTCCGAGAAGCGCGCCTGA
- a CDS encoding SDR family NAD(P)-dependent oxidoreductase — translation MNISGHAALVTGGASGLGLASVKRLVAEGAKVVIADLNPPAEDVAAELGDAVRFVSTNVSDEAQVSAAMDAAAELGDLRAVVHCAGIGGPMRLVQKDGSAGNLDHFRKIIDVNLIGTMIVASQAGVRMAKNEEIDGERGVIIFTASVAAWEGQIGQAAYAASKGGVVGLTLCAARDYASKKIRVVTIAPGTVDTPLLAKASQEVRDSLAAMVPPPSRLARPDEYAHLALSIIENAMLNGETIRMDGAIRMAPR, via the coding sequence ATGAACATCTCAGGACACGCAGCCCTCGTCACCGGCGGCGCCTCCGGCCTCGGCCTGGCAAGCGTCAAGCGGCTCGTCGCCGAGGGCGCGAAGGTCGTCATCGCCGACCTCAACCCGCCGGCCGAGGACGTCGCAGCGGAGCTCGGCGACGCCGTGCGCTTCGTCTCCACGAACGTCTCCGACGAGGCCCAGGTGTCGGCGGCGATGGACGCCGCGGCCGAGCTCGGCGACCTGCGCGCGGTCGTCCACTGCGCCGGCATCGGCGGCCCCATGCGCCTCGTCCAGAAGGACGGCTCCGCCGGGAACCTCGACCACTTCCGGAAGATCATCGACGTCAACCTCATCGGCACGATGATCGTCGCCAGCCAGGCCGGCGTGCGGATGGCGAAGAACGAGGAGATCGACGGCGAGCGCGGCGTCATCATCTTCACCGCCTCGGTCGCGGCCTGGGAGGGCCAGATCGGCCAGGCCGCCTACGCCGCCTCGAAGGGCGGGGTCGTCGGCCTCACCCTGTGCGCCGCGCGCGACTACGCCTCGAAGAAGATCCGCGTCGTCACCATCGCACCGGGAACCGTGGACACCCCGCTGCTCGCGAAGGCCTCCCAGGAGGTCCGCGATTCGCTCGCCGCGATGGTGCCGCCCCCGTCCCGCCTCGCCCGTCCGGACGAGTACGCCCACCTCGCCCTGTCGATCATCGAGAACGCGATGCTCAACGGCGAGACCATCCGCATGGACGGCGCGATCCGCATGGCCCCGCGCTGA
- a CDS encoding acetyl-CoA hydrolase/transferase family protein — protein sequence MTRITCPVLSTKVTSAEEAAKHIRHGMNVGMSGFTGCGYPKAVPGALAERMTAAHATGEDFTIGLLTGASTAAELDGVLADAKGVHLRTPFNTDPSMRAAINSGEVEYLDTHLSHLAQQVWFGYYGNLDVAVVEVAAILPNGLLVPGSSVGNNKTWLDQADKVILEVNEWHPREYEGFHDVYYGTKLPPHRNPIQILEPTQRIGDPYLVVDPDKVVAVVRTNGPDRDNSFAPVDDKSRAMAEYLIDFLRHEVKAGRMPKNLLPLQSGIGNVANAVLEGLRDSEFEHMHSYTEVIQDNLLGLLDSGKLDSISATAFSLSRPVAEHFNANAESYKGRILLRTQEMSNHPEIVRRLGIIAINGMVEADIYGHVNSTHASGSKMINGIGGSGDFARNAFLNFFVSPSTAKDGTISSIVPMASHVDHTEHDVHVLVTEQGIADLRGTSPVTRAKRVIDNCAHPDFRDRLHDYLDRAIAASPQAAHTPHILSEALSWHIRLAEEGHM from the coding sequence ATGACGCGAATCACGTGCCCCGTCCTATCGACCAAGGTCACCTCCGCCGAGGAGGCCGCGAAGCACATCCGCCACGGCATGAACGTGGGCATGAGCGGATTCACCGGCTGCGGGTACCCCAAGGCCGTGCCCGGAGCCCTCGCCGAACGGATGACGGCTGCTCACGCAACAGGCGAGGACTTCACGATCGGACTGCTTACCGGCGCCTCGACCGCGGCGGAGCTCGACGGCGTGCTCGCCGACGCGAAGGGCGTGCACCTCCGCACCCCGTTCAACACCGACCCGTCGATGCGCGCGGCGATCAACTCCGGCGAGGTCGAGTACCTCGACACCCACCTGAGCCACCTCGCCCAGCAGGTGTGGTTCGGCTACTACGGCAACCTCGACGTCGCCGTCGTCGAGGTCGCGGCGATCCTCCCCAACGGCCTGCTCGTCCCCGGGTCCTCGGTGGGCAACAACAAGACGTGGCTCGACCAGGCGGACAAGGTCATCCTCGAGGTCAACGAATGGCACCCGCGCGAGTACGAGGGCTTCCACGACGTCTACTACGGCACCAAGCTGCCTCCGCACCGGAACCCGATCCAGATCCTCGAACCCACCCAGCGGATCGGAGATCCCTACCTGGTCGTCGACCCGGACAAGGTCGTGGCGGTCGTCCGCACGAACGGCCCGGATCGCGACAACTCCTTCGCTCCCGTCGACGACAAGTCCCGTGCGATGGCCGAGTACCTCATCGATTTCCTCCGCCACGAGGTCAAGGCCGGGCGCATGCCGAAGAACCTGCTCCCGCTCCAGTCGGGCATCGGCAATGTCGCCAACGCCGTGCTCGAGGGCCTGCGCGATTCCGAGTTCGAGCACATGCACTCGTACACCGAGGTCATCCAGGACAATCTGCTCGGCCTGCTCGACTCCGGCAAGCTCGACTCGATCTCGGCCACCGCGTTCAGCCTGTCACGGCCCGTGGCCGAGCACTTCAACGCGAACGCCGAGTCCTACAAGGGCCGCATCCTGCTCCGCACCCAGGAGATGTCGAACCATCCGGAGATCGTGCGCCGGCTCGGCATCATCGCGATCAACGGGATGGTCGAGGCCGACATCTACGGGCACGTCAACTCGACCCACGCCTCGGGTTCGAAGATGATCAACGGGATCGGCGGCTCCGGGGACTTCGCCCGCAACGCCTTCCTCAACTTCTTCGTGTCCCCCTCGACCGCGAAGGACGGCACGATCTCCTCGATCGTGCCGATGGCCTCGCACGTCGATCACACCGAGCACGACGTCCATGTCCTCGTCACCGAGCAGGGCATCGCCGACCTTCGCGGGACCTCGCCGGTCACGCGTGCCAAGCGAGTCATCGACAACTGCGCCCACCCGGACTTCCGCGACCGGCTGCACGACTACCTCGACCGGGCGATCGCCGCCTCGCCGCAGGCCGCGCACACCCCGCACATCCTGTCCGAGGCGCTGAGCTGGCACATCCGCCTCGCCGAAGAGGGCCATATGTGA
- a CDS encoding rhodanese-like domain-containing protein: MSEPTVSVTEIPEGANILDVREDDEWNAGHIAGAQHIPLGDLPVRYGEVPLDEDVYVICRSGGRSVRATTWLNQNGFDAINVGGGMGAWNLDNGMPIVSETGEEPWVK; this comes from the coding sequence ATGAGTGAACCGACAGTCTCCGTGACCGAGATCCCCGAGGGCGCGAACATCCTCGACGTGCGCGAGGACGACGAGTGGAACGCCGGGCACATCGCCGGCGCCCAGCACATCCCGCTCGGCGATCTGCCCGTCCGCTACGGCGAGGTCCCCCTCGACGAGGACGTCTACGTCATCTGCCGCTCCGGCGGCCGGTCGGTCCGCGCGACCACCTGGCTCAACCAGAACGGCTTCGACGCGATCAACGTCGGCGGCGGGATGGGCGCGTGGAACCTCGACAACGGGATGCCCATCGTCTCCGAGACCGGCGAGGAGCCCTGGGTCAAGTGA
- a CDS encoding TetR family transcriptional regulator — MRSTNGRADILRAARNTFARKGYDGASIRDIAQEAGLSLSALYYYFPSKQDALFELIRFAFEWYVEHANAVLESAGERNPERVALLVRFIVRYRCANTLLGRVVLRDTERLDEERFAEIRSLQRQSRELLVAVLRDGMDSGEFHIENPELAGRAILSICNTIPLWYKDDGPLDSAQLERSYTAYCLRLLGYRELSEEFDRLLDLPLEESGHSGFLDD, encoded by the coding sequence ATGCGCTCGACGAACGGCAGAGCAGACATCCTGCGTGCCGCCCGCAACACCTTCGCCCGCAAGGGCTATGACGGAGCCTCGATCCGCGACATCGCACAGGAAGCCGGCCTGAGCCTGTCCGCGCTCTACTACTACTTCCCCTCCAAGCAGGACGCGCTGTTCGAGCTCATCCGCTTCGCGTTCGAGTGGTACGTCGAGCACGCGAACGCCGTCCTCGAGTCCGCCGGTGAGCGCAACCCGGAGAGGGTCGCGCTCCTCGTGCGCTTCATCGTCCGGTACCGCTGCGCGAACACCCTGCTCGGGCGGGTCGTCCTGCGCGACACCGAACGCCTCGACGAGGAGCGCTTCGCCGAGATCCGCTCCCTGCAGCGGCAGTCCCGCGAGCTCCTCGTGGCGGTCCTCCGCGACGGCATGGACAGCGGCGAGTTCCATATCGAGAACCCGGAGCTCGCCGGACGCGCGATCCTCTCGATCTGCAACACCATCCCGCTCTGGTACAAGGACGACGGCCCGCTCGACTCCGCTCAGCTCGAGCGCTCCTACACCGCCTACTGCCTGCGCCTCCTCGGCTACCGGGAGCTCAGCGAGGAGTTCGACCGGCTCCTCGATCTGCCGCTCGAGGAATCGGGCCATTCCGGCTTCCTCGACGACTGA
- a CDS encoding class I adenylate-forming enzyme family protein — MAGGLRLGQTADVPXFKPQTFVELTNRWQAAYASGTPPMYLALAAHCRATGDSMPSMKLAISGAAPLDSTAVSRIAEAMPNAVIGEGYGLTEGTCMVTSTPVQPGTTQKIGSVGIPVCDTEVEIRSTTGTEVLPDGREGELWVRGPQVTDGYSNAPEQTAAQFVDGWLRTGDIASRDDEGFIRIHDRAKDMLIYKGYNVYPRELEDIAAGHPGVARIAVVGRPADEAGEIPVAFVEPASADLTPEELMSWVAERVLPYQKIREVHIVDELPTSAAGKILKTELREQLG, encoded by the coding sequence CTGGCAGGCGGCCTACGCCTCGGGCAAACCGCCGATGTACCTCNGTTCAAGCCGCAGACCTTCGTCGAGCTGACGAACCGCTGGCAGGCGGCCTACGCCTCGGGCACCCCGCCGATGTACCTCGCGCTCGCCGCCCACTGCCGCGCGACCGGCGACTCCATGCCGAGCATGAAGCTCGCGATCTCCGGTGCCGCTCCGCTCGATTCGACCGCGGTGAGCCGGATCGCCGAGGCGATGCCCAACGCGGTCATCGGCGAGGGCTACGGCCTCACCGAGGGCACGTGCATGGTGACCTCGACCCCGGTGCAGCCGGGCACCACGCAGAAGATCGGCTCCGTGGGGATCCCGGTGTGCGACACCGAGGTGGAGATCCGCAGCACCACCGGCACCGAGGTCCTCCCCGACGGGCGGGAGGGCGAGCTCTGGGTCCGCGGCCCGCAGGTCACCGACGGCTACAGCAACGCCCCCGAGCAGACCGCCGCGCAGTTCGTCGACGGCTGGCTGCGCACCGGCGACATCGCCTCGCGCGATGACGAGGGCTTCATCCGGATCCACGATCGCGCCAAGGACATGCTCATCTACAAGGGCTACAACGTCTATCCGCGCGAGCTCGAGGACATCGCCGCCGGACACCCCGGCGTCGCCCGGATCGCCGTGGTCGGCCGCCCGGCCGACGAGGCCGGGGAGATCCCCGTCGCCTTCGTCGAGCCCGCCTCCGCCGATCTCACGCCCGAGGAGCTCATGTCCTGGGTCGCCGAACGCGTGCTGCCCTACCAGAAGATCCGCGAAGTCCACATCGTCGACGAGCTGCCGACCTCGGCCGCAGGGAAGATCCTCAAGACGGAGCTCCGCGAACAGCTCGGCTGA
- the pgm gene encoding phosphoglucomutase (alpha-D-glucose-1,6-bisphosphate-dependent) encodes MTSRAGLPAEESDLVNLPELLDAYHDVAPDPANPDQRVTFGTSGHRGSSLKGSFNEAHIAAITAAIIEYRAQQGYTGPLYLARDTHALSEPAFLTTLEVLAAAEVPTMIDDRDGYTPTPVLSRAIIKHNANRGSAQGLADGIVITPSHNPPADGGFKYNPPHGGPADSDATGWIEDRANALLEAGWESIARRPFQRAFHLENTTNFDYTASYVEDLGLVIDIPAIRDCGLHIGADPLGGASVDYWAAIAEQLDLNIEVVNPDVDPTWAFMTLDWDEKIRMDCSSPSAMASLIANRDSYDIATGNDADADRHGIVTPDAGLMNPNHYLAVAIDYLFSHREQWGPDTAVGKTLVSSSLIDKVAAARGRRLLEVPVGFKWFVPGLMDGTVGFGGEESAGASFLTRDGSTWTTDKDGILLCLLAAEIAAVTGRTPSQRFDELTAEFGSSAYARIDAPATREQKAALKKLSPAQVTADTLAGEAITAKLTEAPGNGAAIGGLKVTTESAWFAARPSGTEDVYKIYAESFRGEDHLAQVQQEAKAVVDAVIGS; translated from the coding sequence ATGACCTCACGCGCAGGCCTCCCCGCCGAAGAATCCGACCTCGTCAACCTCCCCGAGCTCCTCGACGCCTACCACGACGTCGCGCCGGACCCAGCGAACCCCGACCAGCGCGTGACCTTCGGCACCTCGGGACACCGCGGATCGAGCCTCAAGGGGTCGTTCAACGAGGCCCACATAGCCGCGATCACCGCCGCGATCATCGAGTACCGCGCGCAGCAGGGCTACACCGGCCCGCTCTACCTCGCGCGGGACACCCATGCGCTGAGCGAGCCGGCCTTCCTCACCACCCTCGAAGTGCTCGCCGCCGCCGAGGTGCCGACGATGATCGACGACCGCGACGGCTACACCCCCACCCCGGTGCTCTCGCGGGCGATCATCAAGCACAATGCGAACCGCGGCAGCGCGCAGGGACTGGCCGACGGCATCGTCATCACCCCGAGCCACAACCCGCCCGCCGACGGGGGCTTCAAGTACAACCCGCCCCACGGCGGACCGGCGGACTCCGACGCCACCGGCTGGATCGAGGACCGTGCGAACGCGCTCCTCGAAGCCGGCTGGGAGTCCATCGCCCGGCGCCCGTTCCAGCGCGCGTTCCACCTCGAGAACACGACGAACTTCGACTACACCGCGAGCTACGTCGAGGACCTCGGCCTCGTCATCGACATCCCCGCGATCCGCGACTGCGGTCTCCACATCGGAGCGGACCCGCTGGGCGGGGCGAGCGTCGACTACTGGGCCGCGATCGCCGAGCAGCTCGACCTCAACATCGAAGTCGTCAACCCCGACGTCGACCCCACCTGGGCATTCATGACCCTCGACTGGGACGAGAAGATCCGGATGGACTGCTCCTCGCCGTCCGCGATGGCCTCCCTCATCGCCAACCGCGACAGCTACGACATCGCCACCGGCAACGACGCCGATGCCGACCGCCACGGCATCGTCACCCCCGACGCGGGCCTGATGAACCCCAACCACTACCTCGCCGTCGCCATCGACTACCTGTTCTCCCACCGCGAGCAGTGGGGCCCGGACACCGCGGTGGGCAAGACGCTCGTCTCGTCCTCGCTCATCGACAAGGTCGCCGCCGCGCGCGGCCGCCGCCTGCTCGAGGTGCCGGTGGGCTTCAAGTGGTTCGTCCCCGGCCTCATGGACGGCACCGTCGGGTTCGGCGGCGAGGAGTCCGCCGGCGCCTCGTTCCTCACCCGCGACGGCTCCACGTGGACCACGGACAAGGACGGCATCCTCCTGTGCCTCCTCGCCGCGGAGATCGCCGCGGTCACCGGTCGCACCCCCTCGCAGCGGTTCGACGAGCTGACCGCCGAGTTCGGCAGCAGCGCCTACGCCCGCATCGACGCTCCCGCCACCCGCGAGCAGAAGGCCGCGCTCAAGAAGCTCAGCCCGGCCCAGGTCACCGCCGACACCCTCGCCGGCGAGGCGATCACCGCGAAGCTCACCGAGGCGCCCGGCAACGGGGCGGCGATCGGCGGCCTCAAGGTCACCACCGAGAGCGCCTGGTTCGCCGCCCGCCCGTCCGGCACCGAGGACGTGTACAAGATCTACGCCGAGTCGTTCCGGGGCGAGGACCATCTCGCCCAGGTGCAGCAGGAGGCGAAGGCTGTCGTCGACGCGGTGATCGGCAGCTGA
- the dctP gene encoding TRAP transporter substrate-binding protein DctP produces the protein MTARTQRSRMIGLVAGASALGIALSGCAGSAGSGGGGGEGGSGEGYEYGASDEEIKAAFADVEPITIQYQPSAQSGEGLDAHRAHAFIENLETLSDGKITVETTYGQGIAGYTELADALVDGRVDVAYMLPIYQPDQFPVFQSWVTGTTLTGTSPLVDEIAANAAIGELTWQDENLISEFRDQGIEPLNIFNAAGAVVTMCADPHTTAEDWNGNQVRASSVAQTAQLEALNASPVSLQYTETYEALQRGTVDCTLSTTLAADAAGFMEVAPNMTYTTDVTFARGPGGVYAGSAWQEWPLAVQQLVFDSMEDEFNESRRGDLEANYVGAETVREAGGTFEEMESGLQNELKNSSQGLVDEAIEAGTLPEGSTESIPEAVDRWRGVAEELGYEDEGTFSDYDEWYPMGDEEFLVPFGERYFEEVMLPHRPS, from the coding sequence ATGACAGCACGCACGCAGCGTTCACGGATGATCGGACTCGTCGCCGGGGCCTCGGCCCTGGGAATCGCCCTCAGCGGCTGCGCCGGCTCGGCCGGCTCCGGAGGCGGAGGAGGCGAGGGCGGCTCGGGCGAAGGATACGAGTACGGCGCCTCGGACGAGGAGATCAAGGCCGCGTTCGCCGACGTCGAGCCGATCACCATCCAGTACCAGCCCTCCGCACAGTCCGGCGAGGGCCTCGACGCCCACCGCGCCCATGCCTTCATCGAGAACCTCGAGACGCTCTCCGACGGCAAGATCACCGTCGAGACGACCTATGGCCAGGGCATCGCCGGCTACACCGAGCTCGCCGACGCGCTCGTCGACGGTCGCGTGGACGTCGCCTACATGCTCCCGATCTACCAGCCCGACCAGTTCCCCGTCTTCCAGTCGTGGGTCACCGGCACCACCCTCACCGGCACCTCGCCGCTCGTCGACGAGATCGCCGCGAACGCTGCGATCGGTGAGCTCACCTGGCAGGACGAGAATCTCATCAGCGAGTTCCGCGATCAGGGGATCGAGCCGCTCAACATCTTCAACGCCGCCGGCGCCGTCGTGACGATGTGCGCGGACCCGCACACCACCGCCGAGGACTGGAACGGCAACCAGGTGCGCGCGTCCTCGGTCGCCCAGACCGCACAGCTCGAGGCGCTCAACGCCTCGCCCGTCTCCCTCCAGTACACCGAGACCTACGAGGCGCTGCAGCGCGGCACCGTCGACTGCACCCTGTCGACCACGCTGGCCGCCGACGCCGCGGGCTTCATGGAGGTCGCGCCGAATATGACCTACACCACCGACGTCACCTTCGCGCGGGGCCCGGGCGGCGTGTACGCGGGCAGCGCCTGGCAGGAGTGGCCGCTCGCGGTCCAGCAGCTCGTGTTCGACTCGATGGAGGACGAGTTCAACGAGTCCCGCCGCGGCGACCTCGAGGCGAACTACGTCGGTGCAGAGACCGTGCGCGAGGCCGGCGGCACCTTCGAGGAGATGGAGTCCGGTCTGCAGAACGAGCTGAAGAACTCCTCGCAGGGGCTCGTCGACGAGGCCATCGAGGCCGGCACCCTGCCCGAGGGCTCGACCGAGTCGATCCCGGAGGCCGTCGACCGCTGGCGCGGGGTCGCCGAGGAGCTCGGCTACGAGGACGAGGGCACCTTCTCCGACTACGACGAGTGGTACCCGATGGGCGATGAGGAGTTCCTCGTGCCGTTCGGCGAGCGCTACTTCGAAGAGGTCATGCTCCCGCACCGTCCGAGCTGA